The stretch of DNA AGCTGTTTCGTCAGTGGCACAAGCCTTGGTTATTCTCAACCATCACTTATTCTACATGGAATATACAAATTTGTGTTTAGTGACAACAGTGTGCTGTCATTAAATATTTACCCTCATCCATGCATTTAAAGCCTTAATAAATCTTGTACAATATTAGGCCTTTTATACTGAGTCTCTGTCTTCGTTGAGTGTTTTGGAGATAAAGTCAGAGAGTAAAGGTTGAAGTGGTTTgaacacatgcagaggagggatagtgattatagtGGACAAAGGGCATTGAAGATTGAGgtgctgggcaggaggaaaagaggaagaccacagagaaggtccatggatgttgtgaaggaggacatggggTGCTGTGCAagtaaagtgagatggctgCTTACGTCTGGACAAAGGCTGAAAATGCTGAGAAACACCCATGAAAGGTCTCAGAAGTGGATTCTTCCAGTAGGACTTAATTATATTTTAGTCATGATCACAATTTTAGCTTTACTTAAATGTCAGCTAAACAACTGCCTGCTTGTTcaatcagagctgctgctgttcctgatCCACGCAGCCTCAGGTTTCCTGGATGAAATCTGGAtatgtaatgttattttaaaagtcagATACAACACTTACCAAACAAACCTCTAATCTCTGActtgtgtgtgagggagtgttTTTCTGGCAGTGTAAGGTAATTACTCAAAAATCTACAGGTGGAGACAGAAGGTctacactggagctttaaatccTACTTTCACTCAGTGGCTTCATCTGGTCTTACATCTACATTATATCTGCTTTAGGCTAAGCTGCAGGTATGTAAACACCATCTGACCCCCTGAGGCTACTGTAAGAAACTTCAAGATATGCATTATTGTAGTATGTGCAAAAGCTGAAGGTTAATCCttgacatttaattaaattagtTAAATGCTTGAAGGGTTTCAGTTACCATAGATCTATAAATGATAAGGTGAGACAATGCTCCTTATTTTGTGCAAATTCCTTCAGCTCTTGAAAGGTTACAttagaaatacatttatttttatcagtctatacagtactgtgcaaaagacttggggcaccaccagcttttcAAATTCTCTGCATTTGGATTTCAATTATGTGACTGGAAGTCGGTCTTATATATTAGCCAGTTGTCATTCATGttttgaataaacctggtgcaaaagacctttttcacaacaggtgtttgacatgaaacagtaggaccaacacaggttttaccaataacattaattagggttccactctaGGGTTGAGAGCAGGTGTAAGAATAGGTGACACAAAATACCTGACTTTTTAACCAGTAGGAGCTGTTTTtcctgaaaatgtgttgttttaaaaactaCATACAAATCTGtctattgtattattattattttttatagcttttattgtattatttaaacaaaaacctgTGTATTAATGGTGTCAGACTAACCAGGCCGTGACGCGGTCTGTGACATTTGAAGATGGCCTCAGGATGGAGTATATGGAACTTTGTATTGCTACAGGAAGCAAGTaagcaaacacttttatttttgtgtaataAGCAGCTGTGAATATATTAATGACATACACTTATATTTTCTGCTTGAAAGACCCAAAACCAATGAGCTTCAAGAATAAAGATGTCAGAAACGTGTTTCATCTGCGGACGCCTGAGGATGCTAACAGCATAGCCAGGGCAGGCTAGTCAACAACAAGAACGCTGTGATTTGCTGGTGAGAAAGcgacactttttttgttgttaccaAATTATCATCATTTCTTTCTCATACCACTTATAACATGGAACAAATACAATTACACAAATTAGTCAGGTAATAACTACTGGAAATAAAAGTCTTGgcagtgattgtttttttctcaaactCAGTACTGTACATTATATCAATTGCACTGGATCgtgaaaattgaaaatactTGTCGTCTTTGGGCTTTTATGACTTTGTATTTTGAAGTTATATAATTGCATTTTTTAGCTGCCAGTACCAGATTGTTTACACGTTGACCCACACTGAAATGCACACAAATTTGGACCCTGCTTTTTATACTGTTGCAGAGAGCACAGAGTGCCATTCATAGGCAGGATACCTGATACACTGCAAACCAACAGCTCTGTCTTTGAGAGTAAAGGACATAACTAACACAACAACCATCTCATCAGTGAAATCCATGTGcaacaaaaaatgacagaattttacaaacacagaaaaaattATTACTCCTGGAATGGTGTTATATTCTTCTCATCTTTGTTACACCCCATCACCCCCACCCTTTCTGAGCTTGctcatgtttcattcatttaagtccactcttctacacacacacacacacacacacacacacacacagagcgccCAGAGTCCTGTTGGACATATCCAGTTTCATGTTAAAACAGAGTTCATTGTTCACTGATGACATtgaacactgaaataaaacagtgtgtCTCTTGTCTCCCCACCGTCTCTGATTATCTTCCACTTATCTGGCGCATTTTTATTAAAGAGGCTGAATAAGTGGGTTGTCTCAGCTGCTCCTGATACCTCAGCAGGTGGGACGGGCCAAAGGAGTTCCCTTCATGTTACCTACATGAACAGTTGAATTTCAGCaccgagcgtgtgtgtgtgtgtgtatgtatgcagaGACCGAAGATGGTTTTTTTAACAACTAAAATAATGCAAAGGACTGCTCTCTTTGTGACATTCGGTGGTTTAGTCACTTCTCTGATTACCACCTTCATTCCCCTGTGGAAGACTATGAACTCTGACCTGAACGAGGTGGAGAACTGGTTCTCTGGCCTGTGGCACACCTGCCTCTACACAGAGGAGGTGGGAATCCAGTGCAAGGCCTACGAGTCTGTCATGGGACTCCCGCTGGACCTGCAGATCTCCAGGGTGCTCATGTCTGTGTCTATAGGAACTGGAGGATTGTCTGTGTTGGCTGCTTTCCCAGGTCTGGAAGGGGTTGAGATGTGTGTCGGACAACCCGGCCGAAAGAGAGGGCTGCTCATCCTCAGTGGGGTGTTGTCCTGGGTGTCGGGGCTCACAACACTGGCTCCTGTCTCTTTTATTGCCTACACGACTGTGGTGGAATTCTGGGACGAGGGTTTTCCTGATGCAATGCCGCGCTGGGAGTATGGCGAGGCAATGTTCTCTGGATGGTTTGGAGGTTTAGCTCTGGTGATTGGAGGGACCTTGTTCTTTGTAGCGGTGTGCATGGGGGACTACGACCGGCAGCCACCAAGTTTCCACACCTGCCCAGAGCTAAAGCACAGGACAAATCACTACCTGAAGACAGAGGTTTTATAGACTTGTTACCATCAGATGCTTGTCTTCTGAACCTCAGCATGTACTGCAAGCCTATCAGCTTTTGCACTTGAGACTTTAATTGACATGACATTTATATAATAGTTGACACGAATAACTATGTCACAGACAAAATGTTAATGTGTTGAGTTGgtgaataaataattgattaaacTTAAAATGTTCTATTGTAAAATGattgaagttttgttttttcccaagGGTAGAAATAAGTATTGCATTTATGTGTACATC from Solea solea chromosome 8, fSolSol10.1, whole genome shotgun sequence encodes:
- the cldn26 gene encoding putative claudin-24, translated to MQRPKMVFLTTKIMQRTALFVTFGGLVTSLITTFIPLWKTMNSDLNEVENWFSGLWHTCLYTEEVGIQCKAYESVMGLPLDLQISRVLMSVSIGTGGLSVLAAFPGLEGVEMCVGQPGRKRGLLILSGVLSWVSGLTTLAPVSFIAYTTVVEFWDEGFPDAMPRWEYGEAMFSGWFGGLALVIGGTLFFVAVCMGDYDRQPPSFHTCPELKHRTNHYLKTEVL